In Streptococcus uberis, a single window of DNA contains:
- a CDS encoding DUF1129 domain-containing protein produces the protein MDFQNLTKKNQEFIHIATNRLIQDGKSDQEIKDILEETVPTILEKQAKGIPARSFLGAPTAWAASFSEKAVAKNSSTNKVEEPKNTNPWLMWLDTSLLFIGIVALLNGIMTFFNTNATVTGLMSLLALGFGGGASMYATYYFIYRHMGKPKSERPGWFKIIGALSLAMLVWVTLYYATAFLPKALNPQLPPIVLILIGGAAIALRYYLQKKYNVQNAMSAQ, from the coding sequence ATGGATTTTCAAAATCTTACTAAAAAAAATCAAGAATTTATTCATATTGCAACTAATCGTCTGATTCAAGATGGTAAATCAGATCAAGAAATTAAAGACATTTTAGAAGAAACCGTACCAACTATTTTAGAAAAACAAGCTAAGGGCATTCCTGCTCGTTCATTTCTAGGTGCACCAACTGCATGGGCAGCTTCTTTTTCTGAAAAAGCTGTTGCTAAAAACTCTTCTACTAACAAAGTAGAAGAACCCAAGAACACCAACCCTTGGTTAATGTGGTTAGATACCTCATTACTTTTTATTGGGATTGTAGCTTTATTAAATGGCATCATGACTTTCTTTAATACCAACGCTACTGTTACTGGTTTAATGTCCTTATTGGCTCTTGGTTTTGGAGGTGGAGCATCTATGTATGCCACCTACTATTTCATCTATCGCCATATGGGTAAACCAAAAAGTGAAAGACCAGGCTGGTTTAAAATTATTGGAGCACTATCACTTGCTATGCTAGTTTGGGTGACACTTTATTACGCAACAGCCTTTTTACCAAAAGCTTTGAATCCACAATTACCACCAATCGTACTCATTCTTATTGGTGGCGCAGCTATTGCCCTTCGCTATTACTTACAAAAGAAATACAATGTTCAAAATGCAATGTCAGCGCAATAA
- the rpsR gene encoding 30S ribosomal protein S18, with product MAQQRRGGFKRRKKVDFIAANKIEYVDYKDTELLSRFVSERGKILPRRVTGTSAKNQRKVTTAIKRARVMALMPYVNED from the coding sequence ATGGCTCAACAACGTCGTGGCGGATTCAAACGCCGTAAAAAAGTTGACTTCATCGCAGCTAATAAAATTGAATATGTTGATTACAAAGATACTGAACTTTTAAGCCGTTTCGTTTCAGAACGTGGTAAAATTTTACCTCGTCGTGTAACAGGAACATCAGCTAAAAACCAACGTAAAGTAACAACAGCAATCAAACGTGCTCGCGTTATGGCACTTATGCCTTACGTAAACGAAGATTAG
- a CDS encoding single-stranded DNA-binding protein — MINNVVLVGRMTKDAELRYTPSQVAVATFTLAVNRTFKSQNGEREADFINCVIWRQPAENLANWAKKGALIGITGRIQTRNYENQQGQRVYVTEVVAENFQMLESRATREGGSSNSYSNTGFGNDASSNSYSAPSQQTPHFGREESPFGNANPMDISDDDLPF; from the coding sequence ATGATTAATAATGTAGTACTAGTTGGTCGCATGACCAAAGATGCAGAACTTCGTTACACACCAAGTCAAGTGGCTGTTGCTACTTTTACACTTGCTGTTAATCGCACTTTTAAAAGCCAAAATGGTGAGCGTGAAGCAGATTTTATTAACTGTGTTATCTGGCGCCAACCTGCTGAAAATTTAGCAAACTGGGCGAAAAAAGGTGCTTTAATCGGTATTACAGGTCGCATTCAGACTCGTAATTACGAAAATCAGCAAGGTCAACGGGTTTATGTAACTGAAGTGGTTGCGGAAAATTTCCAAATGTTGGAAAGCCGTGCTACACGTGAAGGTGGTTCTTCGAACTCTTATAGTAATACTGGCTTTGGCAATGATGCTTCAAGCAATAGTTATTCTGCACCTTCTCAACAAACACCTCATTTTGGTCGTGAAGAAAGTCCATTTGGCAATGCCAATCCTATGGATATTTCAGATGACGATTTACCTTTCTAA
- the rpsF gene encoding 30S ribosomal protein S6, which translates to MAKYEILYIIRPNIEEEAKNALVSRFDSILTDNGATIVESKDWEKRRLAYEINDFREGLYHIVNVESEDAVALNEFDRLAKINGDILRHMIVKLDA; encoded by the coding sequence ATGGCTAAATACGAAATTCTTTATATCATTCGTCCAAACATTGAAGAAGAAGCGAAAAACGCTTTGGTATCACGCTTTGACTCTATCTTGACTGACAACGGTGCAACAATCGTTGAATCAAAAGATTGGGAAAAACGTCGTCTTGCATACGAAATCAATGATTTCCGTGAAGGACTTTACCATATCGTAAACGTTGAATCTGAAGATGCAGTAGCTCTTAATGAGTTTGATCGTCTTGCAAAAATCAACGGTGACATTCTTCGTCACATGATTGTAAAACTTGACGCGTAA
- the mutY gene encoding A/G-specific adenine glycosylase has product MINLEDYGINMWDQTTIEDFRRTLLNWYDHEKRDLPWRRTKNPYHIWVSEIMLQQTQVQTVIPYYQRFLEWFPTVAELADADEERLLKAWEGLGYYSRVRNMQKAAQQIMTDFDGKFPSTYEGISELKGIGPYTAGAISSIAFNLAQPAVDGNVMRVMARLFEVNYDIGDPKNRKIFQAIMEILIDPERPGDFNQALMDLGTDIESAKNPRPEESPIRFFNAAYLHGTYDRYPIKEPKKKPRPVQIQAFVILNNDGAFLLEKNTKGRLLGGFWSFPIIETNFISQQLDLFEENNPLMERISQTSLFEESYGLKPKWTEGIFPMVKHTFSHQKWTLSLTEGHVKENKLPQDKELAWVKLEDMVHYPMATPQKKMLTNYLKTKNELR; this is encoded by the coding sequence ATGATAAATTTAGAAGACTATGGCATCAATATGTGGGACCAAACCACTATCGAGGATTTTCGTCGTACCCTCTTAAACTGGTACGATCATGAAAAACGCGACCTTCCTTGGCGTCGAACCAAGAACCCTTATCACATCTGGGTTTCTGAAATTATGCTACAACAAACCCAAGTTCAGACTGTTATCCCTTATTACCAACGTTTTCTGGAATGGTTCCCTACTGTTGCGGAATTGGCTGACGCTGACGAAGAACGTCTGCTCAAAGCATGGGAAGGACTTGGTTACTACTCCCGCGTACGAAATATGCAAAAGGCTGCGCAACAAATCATGACAGATTTTGATGGGAAATTCCCATCAACCTATGAAGGCATATCAGAATTAAAAGGAATTGGCCCTTATACCGCTGGTGCCATCTCAAGTATTGCATTTAACCTTGCCCAACCTGCCGTTGATGGAAATGTTATGAGAGTTATGGCAAGACTGTTTGAAGTGAATTATGATATCGGTGATCCTAAAAACCGTAAGATTTTTCAAGCCATAATGGAAATATTAATCGACCCAGAAAGACCTGGTGACTTCAACCAAGCACTGATGGACTTAGGAACAGATATTGAATCTGCCAAAAATCCACGTCCAGAAGAGTCACCGATTCGCTTTTTCAACGCTGCTTATTTGCACGGAACCTATGACAGATATCCCATCAAAGAGCCTAAGAAAAAACCACGTCCTGTCCAAATACAAGCTTTTGTTATTTTGAATAATGACGGTGCTTTTCTTTTGGAAAAAAATACTAAAGGACGCTTACTTGGTGGCTTTTGGTCATTCCCAATCATAGAAACCAATTTTATCAGCCAGCAACTAGACCTCTTTGAAGAAAACAATCCTCTTATGGAAAGAATCTCTCAGACCAGTCTTTTTGAAGAAAGCTATGGATTAAAGCCAAAATGGACTGAAGGGATCTTTCCAATGGTCAAACATACCTTTAGCCATCAAAAGTGGACACTTAGTTTGACAGAAGGGCATGTAAAGGAAAACAAACTCCCCCAAGACAAAGAATTAGCTTGGGTCAAGCTTGAAGATATGGTTCATTACCCAATGGCTACGCCACAGAAAAAAATGTTAACAAACTATCTTAAAACAAAAAATGAGCTCCGATAA
- the trxA gene encoding thioredoxin, whose product MTQVVTDATFEAETKEGLVLIDFWATWCGPCLMQAPILEQLSQELDEDELKIVKLDVDENPNTAQQFGIMSIPTLLFKKDGQVVKQVAGVHTKDQIKAIIAELA is encoded by the coding sequence ATGACACAAGTCGTTACAGATGCAACATTTGAAGCAGAAACAAAAGAAGGCCTTGTCTTAATTGATTTTTGGGCAACTTGGTGTGGTCCATGTTTGATGCAAGCTCCAATTTTAGAACAATTGTCTCAAGAGTTAGATGAAGACGAGTTGAAAATTGTCAAGCTAGATGTGGATGAAAACCCAAATACAGCACAACAATTTGGTATTATGTCAATTCCAACACTTTTATTTAAAAAAGATGGACAAGTGGTGAAACAAGTAGCAGGTGTTCACACCAAAGATCAAATTAAAGCGATTATTGCAGAATTAGCATAA
- a CDS encoding endonuclease MutS2 has translation MNQKILEQLEFQKVKEQFQPYLQTAQGIQELRLLEPSNHYDKISDYFKEIAEMATIFVENHHFSIGNLRDVSESMRRLELEADLNIQELLDIKKLLLVSGEISRFYQDLENVDLQVLKRIFEKIEVFPQLQGSLQAVNDAAFIENFASPELDRLRRQIAENERYSRQLLQDILKKNADYLSESLIASRNGKSVLPVKNTFRHRVSGVVHDISASGNTVYIEPRALVQVNEEMTQLLADERHEIARILKELSQLLRPHSRALANNAWLLGHLDFVRAKYHYLVNNKATIPKISKDKNIQLLNVRHPLLKNPVANDLHFADDLAVIVITGPNTGGKTIMLKTLGLAQLMGQSGLPILADEGSKIAVFDAIYADIGDEQSIEQSLSTFSSHMTHIVDILEESNRNSLVLFDELGAGTDPQEGASLAMAILEQLRLTNIKTMATTHYPELKAYGIESDYVENASMEFDSQSLKPTYRFMQGVPGRSNAFEIARRLGLAETIVKEAEQMTDTDSDVNRIIEELERQTLSSRRRLDHIREVEQENIKFNRAVKKLYNEFSLAKDKEIEKASQEAQAIVELALTESEEILSKLHEKAELKPHEIIEAKSKLKSLVPQRDLSKNKVLKKAKKLREPRIGDDIIVSAYGQRGTLIGQVKGNKWEAQVGLIKMTLKEDEFQLVKVEAEAQKPKKQSINMVKKANQNGPRARLDLRGKRYEEAMQELDAFIDQALVNNMSQVDIIHGIGTGVIREAVTKYLRRHKHVKSFAYAPQNAGGSGCTIATLG, from the coding sequence ATGAATCAAAAAATTTTAGAACAATTAGAATTTCAAAAAGTTAAAGAACAATTCCAACCCTATCTGCAGACAGCGCAAGGAATCCAGGAATTACGTCTTCTTGAACCAAGCAACCACTATGACAAGATTTCAGATTACTTTAAAGAAATTGCTGAAATGGCAACCATTTTTGTGGAAAATCATCATTTTTCAATAGGGAATCTTCGCGATGTCTCCGAGAGTATGCGTCGCTTGGAACTAGAAGCAGACTTGAATATCCAAGAGTTGTTAGATATCAAAAAACTGCTCTTAGTTTCTGGGGAAATCAGTCGCTTTTACCAAGATTTAGAAAATGTGGACCTTCAGGTTTTAAAACGAATATTTGAAAAAATAGAAGTCTTTCCACAATTACAAGGAAGTTTACAGGCTGTTAATGATGCAGCCTTTATTGAAAATTTTGCCAGTCCAGAATTGGATCGCCTTAGACGTCAAATAGCAGAAAATGAACGTTATAGTCGCCAATTGCTACAAGACATCCTAAAGAAAAATGCAGATTATTTGTCTGAATCATTGATTGCTAGTCGTAATGGTAAGAGTGTCCTACCTGTTAAGAATACTTTTCGTCACAGAGTTTCAGGGGTTGTCCATGATATCTCAGCATCTGGAAATACCGTTTACATTGAACCTCGTGCCTTAGTGCAAGTCAATGAAGAAATGACGCAATTACTAGCAGATGAAAGGCATGAAATTGCAAGGATACTCAAAGAGTTGTCACAGCTGTTACGTCCTCATAGTCGTGCGTTAGCAAATAATGCATGGCTTTTGGGACATCTAGATTTTGTTAGAGCAAAGTATCATTATCTTGTTAATAACAAAGCAACCATCCCTAAAATTAGCAAGGATAAAAATATCCAGCTATTAAATGTTAGACACCCCTTGTTAAAAAATCCTGTGGCCAATGATTTGCATTTTGCAGATGATTTAGCCGTGATTGTGATTACGGGCCCTAATACAGGTGGTAAGACCATAATGCTTAAAACACTGGGATTAGCACAATTAATGGGTCAGTCAGGTCTCCCAATATTAGCAGATGAAGGCTCAAAAATAGCTGTTTTTGATGCCATTTATGCCGACATAGGCGATGAGCAATCCATCGAACAAAGTCTATCAACCTTCTCAAGTCATATGACACATATCGTTGACATTTTAGAGGAATCAAATCGTAACAGTTTAGTCCTTTTTGATGAACTGGGTGCAGGAACAGATCCACAAGAAGGTGCCAGTCTTGCTATGGCAATCTTAGAGCAATTACGCTTAACCAATATCAAAACCATGGCAACAACTCATTATCCAGAGCTCAAAGCCTATGGTATTGAAAGTGACTATGTCGAAAATGCTAGCATGGAATTTGATAGTCAAAGCCTAAAACCCACTTATCGCTTTATGCAAGGTGTTCCTGGTCGATCTAACGCCTTTGAAATTGCTCGTCGACTTGGTTTAGCTGAAACGATTGTGAAAGAAGCAGAGCAGATGACAGATACCGATAGTGACGTCAATCGTATTATAGAAGAGTTAGAACGACAGACGCTTTCTAGCCGGCGACGCCTTGATCATATCAGAGAAGTTGAGCAGGAAAATATAAAATTCAATCGTGCTGTCAAGAAACTCTATAATGAATTCTCTCTGGCGAAAGACAAGGAAATTGAGAAAGCTAGTCAAGAAGCGCAAGCTATTGTTGAGTTAGCCTTAACCGAAAGTGAAGAGATTTTGAGTAAGCTCCATGAAAAAGCAGAGCTTAAACCACATGAAATTATTGAAGCAAAATCAAAACTGAAGTCACTGGTTCCTCAAAGAGATTTATCTAAGAATAAAGTTCTGAAAAAAGCTAAGAAATTAAGAGAGCCTAGGATAGGTGATGATATTATTGTTTCTGCATATGGTCAACGCGGAACCTTAATTGGTCAAGTGAAAGGGAATAAGTGGGAAGCTCAAGTTGGACTGATTAAGATGACTTTAAAAGAGGATGAATTCCAACTCGTTAAAGTGGAAGCGGAAGCACAAAAACCTAAAAAACAAAGTATTAACATGGTTAAAAAAGCCAATCAAAATGGTCCTCGGGCACGTTTAGATCTTCGTGGGAAACGTTATGAAGAAGCCATGCAAGAACTAGATGCCTTTATAGACCAAGCATTGGTTAATAATATGAGCCAGGTTGATATCATCCATGGTATTGGAACAGGTGTCATTAGAGAAGCTGTTACCAAGTATCTTCGCCGTCATAAACATGTTAAGAGTTTCGCTTATGCTCCTCAAAACGCAGGTGGTTCAGGTTGTACGATAGCAACCTTGGGATAA
- a CDS encoding CvpA family protein, whose amino-acid sequence MISLAILMILLWQFYIGYHRGIILQTFYVFGAILSFWLAKNYYQTLSSKISLWIPYSNPAEGVQTAFFKEVNIFDLNKVFYAGIAFFGLFAIFYLLVRLIGIFLHFMPLNHFDDFPYHIVSGFLAVSVALMFLSMITSILATVPIPTIQDQLSSHFILKALVDHCPPMTTLIRDLWIHKII is encoded by the coding sequence ATGATTTCCTTAGCTATTCTTATGATTCTCCTATGGCAATTCTATATTGGTTATCACAGAGGGATTATTCTGCAGACTTTTTATGTTTTTGGAGCAATCCTGTCTTTTTGGCTTGCTAAAAATTATTATCAAACCTTATCCTCTAAAATCTCACTTTGGATTCCATACTCCAATCCTGCAGAGGGTGTTCAAACCGCTTTTTTTAAAGAGGTCAATATCTTTGATCTCAATAAGGTTTTTTATGCGGGTATTGCTTTTTTTGGTCTATTTGCCATTTTCTATCTGCTTGTTCGCCTGATAGGGATTTTTCTACATTTTATGCCTTTAAATCATTTTGATGATTTTCCCTATCATATCGTGAGTGGATTTTTAGCAGTTAGTGTAGCTCTGATGTTTCTAAGCATGATAACGAGCATCTTAGCTACTGTGCCAATTCCAACCATTCAAGATCAACTATCTAGCCATTTCATCTTGAAAGCTTTAGTTGACCATTGCCCACCAATGACCACATTGATTCGTGATCTTTGGATTCATAAAATCATTTAA
- the zapA gene encoding cell division protein ZapA, whose product MKSNNRYKFTFGEKTLTLTTDKDNLFMEEVEHVAKEKYNAIKSRLPEADNETVAILMAINALSTQLNREIEFEKLEKEISDLRKKTVVGIQEKTNQADYNGE is encoded by the coding sequence ATGAAAAGTAACAATCGCTATAAATTTACCTTTGGTGAAAAAACGTTAACGTTAACGACAGATAAAGACAATCTTTTTATGGAAGAAGTTGAGCATGTTGCAAAAGAGAAATACAATGCCATCAAATCAAGATTGCCTGAAGCGGATAATGAAACAGTTGCTATATTAATGGCCATTAACGCCTTATCAACACAATTAAACCGTGAAATTGAGTTTGAAAAGTTAGAAAAAGAAATCAGTGACCTAAGAAAGAAAACTGTCGTAGGGATTCAAGAAAAAACGAATCAAGCTGATTATAACGGAGAATAG
- the rnhC gene encoding ribonuclease HIII, with translation METIVVKIEEGQQNALQNKLKPYQISQNNPHVAFAARYKAVTCLLYRSGKWVLQGNLASQIAQELGFQTEEKTDKIKLGQNYPLIGSDEVGNGSYFGGLAVVASFVKPEDHNYLKQLGVDDSKSLTDHKIRQIAPLLEEKIPHKSLLLTPQKYNTLVGKGKAYNAVSVKVALHNQAIFLLLQQKVIPERIIIDAFTSHSNYLKHLKTEKNQFTEAITLIEKAESQFLAVAVSSIIARNLFLENLDNLSNELGYQLPSGAGSKSDQVASQLLEAYGMKALEYSAKIHFANTQKAIALAKRKD, from the coding sequence ATGGAAACCATTGTAGTTAAAATCGAGGAAGGCCAACAAAATGCCTTGCAAAACAAGCTAAAACCTTATCAAATCAGTCAAAACAACCCACATGTAGCCTTTGCTGCAAGGTATAAAGCAGTTACCTGTCTCCTTTACCGTTCTGGAAAATGGGTTTTACAAGGTAATCTAGCAAGTCAAATCGCACAAGAGTTAGGATTTCAAACTGAAGAGAAAACAGATAAAATCAAACTTGGACAAAACTACCCATTAATTGGCAGTGATGAGGTCGGCAATGGTTCCTATTTTGGTGGCCTTGCGGTTGTTGCTAGTTTTGTTAAACCTGAAGATCATAATTACCTCAAACAACTAGGTGTCGATGATTCAAAAAGTTTGACTGATCATAAAATTCGTCAAATTGCTCCCTTGTTAGAGGAAAAAATTCCTCATAAATCCCTACTCCTAACTCCACAAAAGTATAATACCTTAGTGGGAAAAGGCAAAGCCTATAATGCTGTTTCCGTAAAAGTAGCCCTTCATAACCAAGCTATTTTTCTCTTATTACAGCAAAAAGTGATACCTGAAAGAATTATCATCGACGCTTTTACTAGTCACTCCAATTATCTTAAACACTTAAAAACTGAAAAAAATCAGTTTACAGAAGCAATCACTTTAATAGAAAAGGCAGAAAGTCAGTTTCTTGCTGTTGCTGTCAGTTCCATCATCGCAAGAAACCTGTTTCTAGAAAATTTAGATAACTTGAGCAATGAATTAGGTTATCAATTACCAAGTGGTGCTGGGTCAAAATCTGATCAAGTAGCCAGTCAGTTACTTGAAGCCTATGGTATGAAGGCTCTAGAATATAGCGCAAAAATACACTTCGCAAATACTCAAAAAGCAATCGCATTAGCAAAAAGAAAAGATTAG
- the lepB gene encoding signal peptidase I, translating to MKHFFKEWGLFTLVILIFGISRLFFWQPVKVDGHSMDPTLAHGERLIVLNHTKIDRFDIVVAKEEENGQTKEIVKRVVGMPGDEISYKNDKLFVNGKEVKEKYLSQYISAFKKDKLKKTYAYNSLFQELAQNANAFTTNTDGQTDFTVKIPEGEYYLLGDDRIVSRDSREVGNFKKSDFIGEVKLRYWPMTKLNQFQ from the coding sequence ATGAAACATTTCTTCAAAGAATGGGGCCTATTCACCCTTGTTATTTTAATTTTTGGTATTTCCAGATTATTTTTCTGGCAACCCGTCAAAGTAGATGGTCATTCCATGGACCCAACCTTGGCTCATGGAGAACGACTCATTGTGTTAAATCACACAAAAATTGACCGTTTTGATATTGTTGTTGCAAAAGAAGAAGAAAATGGTCAAACAAAAGAAATTGTCAAAAGGGTTGTTGGAATGCCAGGCGATGAAATCAGCTATAAAAATGACAAACTCTTTGTTAACGGCAAAGAAGTTAAAGAAAAATACCTCAGTCAATATATTTCTGCCTTTAAAAAAGATAAACTCAAAAAAACCTATGCCTACAATAGCCTATTCCAAGAATTAGCCCAAAATGCTAATGCCTTTACAACAAATACAGATGGACAAACCGATTTTACCGTCAAAATTCCTGAAGGAGAATATTATCTTTTAGGTGACGACCGAATCGTCTCACGAGACAGTCGTGAAGTTGGTAACTTTAAAAAATCAGATTTTATTGGTGAGGTCAAGTTACGTTATTGGCCAATGACAAAATTAAACCAATTTCAATAA
- the recD2 gene encoding SF1B family DNA helicase RecD2, with product MEHYFTGTIDRIIYENASNFFKILLLSIEDTDSDIDDFEIIITGTMADVFEGEDYTFWGELTQHPKYGQQVKLTRYQKAKPTSSGLIKYFSSDHFKGIGKKTAEKIVTLYGDNTIDKILEDPSQLETITGFSKANREAFLATLKLNYGTEQIISSLVELGISNRLAFLIYDCYKEEALETVKTNPYQLVEDIQGIGFKMADTLAYEIGIKSDAPERFRAALLHSLLEKSISQGDTYIEARDLLEYAINLLEDSRPIECQPAQVAEQLSQLIADSKIYHIGTKLFDATLYASEAGIHKHISRLLETPLSQPHSEESIDEEIQSIEASFNMTYDRIQKEAIKLALSSKVFILTGGPGTGKTTVIRGILEAYSSLNKIDLEKKDLPILLAAPTGRAARRMNELTGLPSATIHRHLGLNGDNDYQAMDDYLDCDLIIIDEFSMVDTWLANQLLSSLPSSTQVIIVGDSDQLPSVGPGQVLADLLKVPSIPKIALQKIFRQSEDSTIVDLANQMRLGHLPRDFKEKKADRSFFEAYAQHIPTMVTKIVTSAINSGIPKEEIQILAPMYKGQAGINHLNQLMQDLLNPLGDGQEFLFNDLHLRRGDKILHLVNDAQLNVFNGDIGYISDLIPAKYTESKQDEIIMDFDGTEVTYPRNEWLKITLAYAMSIHKSQGSEFQVVILPITHQGGRLLQRNLIYTAVTRSKSKLILLGEYSAFHYAIQKEGDKRQTYLVQRFTDSSLTETLDNDSGDDHLQNAQLSPQKITNDVQYLPIKDSDPQEEESYRLTLENMLSIDPMIGLKEEDILIFFNKN from the coding sequence ATGGAGCACTATTTCACTGGAACAATCGACCGCATTATCTACGAGAACGCCAGTAATTTTTTTAAAATCCTTCTCTTATCTATTGAAGATACGGACAGTGACATTGATGATTTTGAAATTATTATCACTGGTACAATGGCTGATGTTTTTGAAGGAGAAGATTACACGTTTTGGGGCGAATTAACTCAACACCCTAAATACGGCCAACAAGTAAAATTAACCAGATACCAAAAAGCAAAACCGACGTCGTCTGGCCTAATTAAGTACTTTTCCAGTGACCATTTTAAAGGGATTGGAAAAAAGACAGCAGAAAAAATTGTCACTTTATACGGAGACAACACCATTGATAAAATTCTAGAAGACCCTAGTCAATTAGAGACCATAACAGGATTTTCGAAGGCCAATAGAGAAGCCTTTCTGGCAACATTAAAGCTAAATTACGGAACGGAACAGATTATTTCATCCCTTGTTGAACTTGGCATTTCAAATCGTCTTGCCTTCTTAATCTATGATTGCTACAAGGAAGAAGCCTTAGAAACTGTCAAAACCAACCCCTATCAACTTGTAGAAGACATTCAAGGAATTGGCTTTAAAATGGCTGATACACTTGCCTATGAAATTGGAATCAAAAGTGATGCTCCCGAACGCTTCCGTGCAGCACTCTTACATTCACTTTTAGAAAAATCCATCAGTCAAGGAGATACTTATATAGAAGCGCGTGATCTCCTAGAATATGCCATTAATCTCTTAGAAGATTCGAGACCAATTGAATGTCAACCCGCCCAAGTGGCTGAACAATTAAGTCAATTGATTGCTGATTCAAAAATTTATCATATTGGAACAAAACTCTTTGATGCCACCCTTTACGCATCTGAAGCAGGCATTCATAAGCATATTTCGCGTCTTTTAGAAACCCCATTATCGCAGCCTCATTCAGAGGAATCCATTGATGAAGAAATCCAGTCAATAGAAGCTTCTTTCAATATGACTTATGATAGGATTCAAAAAGAAGCCATAAAACTAGCACTTTCCAGTAAAGTTTTTATCTTAACAGGAGGACCCGGTACTGGAAAAACAACTGTGATTAGAGGTATTCTCGAGGCCTATTCCTCCTTAAACAAGATTGATCTTGAAAAAAAAGATCTTCCAATCCTCTTAGCTGCGCCAACTGGCAGAGCAGCTAGACGAATGAATGAGTTGACTGGTTTACCTAGCGCCACCATTCACCGACATTTGGGCCTAAACGGGGATAACGATTACCAAGCAATGGATGATTATTTAGACTGTGATTTAATCATTATCGATGAATTTTCCATGGTTGATACTTGGCTTGCCAACCAACTCCTAAGCTCTTTACCATCAAGCACACAAGTTATCATTGTGGGCGACAGTGACCAACTTCCCTCTGTCGGACCAGGACAAGTACTAGCCGATTTGCTAAAAGTTCCAAGCATTCCAAAAATTGCCCTTCAAAAGATTTTTAGGCAATCCGAAGATTCTACCATTGTCGATTTAGCCAATCAAATGAGACTGGGACATTTGCCAAGGGACTTTAAAGAAAAAAAAGCCGATCGCTCATTTTTTGAAGCTTACGCCCAACATATTCCAACAATGGTGACAAAAATAGTAACTTCTGCTATAAATAGCGGAATTCCAAAAGAAGAAATTCAAATTTTGGCACCCATGTACAAAGGCCAAGCCGGAATTAACCATTTAAATCAATTAATGCAAGATCTCCTTAACCCACTTGGTGATGGACAAGAGTTTCTCTTTAACGATTTACATTTAAGGAGGGGAGATAAGATTCTCCACTTGGTCAATGATGCCCAATTAAATGTTTTTAATGGCGATATTGGATATATTAGCGACTTGATTCCAGCAAAATACACTGAATCAAAACAAGATGAAATTATCATGGACTTTGATGGAACTGAAGTTACTTACCCAAGAAATGAATGGCTGAAAATCACCCTTGCTTATGCCATGAGTATCCATAAATCACAAGGAAGTGAATTTCAAGTGGTTATTTTACCAATCACGCATCAAGGGGGACGGCTGTTACAACGCAATCTTATCTATACAGCTGTCACGCGCTCCAAGAGCAAACTTATCCTACTTGGAGAATATTCAGCCTTTCATTATGCTATCCAAAAAGAAGGAGATAAGCGTCAAACTTATTTGGTGCAACGCTTTACTGATAGCTCACTAACAGAAACTCTAGATAATGACTCAGGTGACGACCACCTTCAAAATGCTCAGCTTTCGCCTCAAAAAATTACGAATGACGTCCAATACCTACCAATCAAGGACTCAGATCCTCAAGAAGAAGAGTCCTATCGCTTGACCCTCGAAAATATGTTAAGCATTGATCCTATGATTGGTCTCAAAGAAGAGGACATTCTCATCTTTTTTAATAAAAATTAA